From the genome of Planctomycetota bacterium:
CAGCGTCCGCGACCTGCAGGCAACGATCCTGCACTTGATGGGCTTTGACCCGTACCGGTTGTCGTACCGGTTCCAGGGATTGAACCAGCGCCTGATTGGCCCGAGCGATGAAGGGAAAGTCCGCCGCGAGTTATTGGCGTAGTCGTTCGCTGTTCGATCACGACTTCACCAGCGCGCGAGATATTGCACCGCGCGGCATCCAGCAACCCTTCTCCCCCGGGGAGAAGGTGGCCGAAGGCCGGATGAGGGTCACCGTCGCCGAGTGGAATGCGTGGCGTCGGGCCACGTGGACCCTCACCCGTCGGCTATCGCCGCCACCCTCTCCCCGGGGGAGAGGGGTTTAGATCAAGTCGCGCGAGCCTGTGGCGCATTAAACCAGTTGCGCCTTACACCAGTTGCGCTTTGATTGGCTTCTCGGGCGCGGTGGTGCGGAAAAGCGACTTGGGCAACAGCCAGCCGAGGGCCATGATGCCCCACTGGCTGGCGCAGAACACAATCAGCGCCAGCAGCACTCCTTCGGTGAAGCCGTACGAGTGCAACCCTGCGCCCAATTCGTTGACCCCGTACCAGGACCAACTGGTCACACAGCCGCCGAACACCGCCAGAATGGCCGTGCCGCGCGGGCCGACCTGCTTGTCCCAGCGGGCGTGCAGCACCAGGGCGTTCCACAGGACGATGATCAGCGCGCCGTTCTCCTTGGGATCCCAGCCCCAGAAGCGGCCCCAAGAATCGTCGGCCCACAAGCCGCCCAGCACCGTGCCGACAAAGCTGAACAGAATGGCGAAGCAAAGGATGCCATAAACCATGCGGTCTAGAGCACGAATGGCAATCTCGAAAAACTTGAAACTACGATTTCCTCTTTCGACCAAAGCACGAATGGCGCCGACGATCAGCATTATCACGGCAAGAAACCACGCGATGTAGGTTGTAAAGTATCCGGTGGCAATGCAGACCACGTGCGTGGCCAGCCAGAAGTTGGTGTCGAGCACGGCCTGCGGCACGCCCATCGTGTCGCCGTTGGCCAAGGCGTCGGCAACGAACAAGCAGACCGCGCCGGAAAAGGCTGCCACGAGATTACCCATGCCAATGCGGAAGATTGCTTCCAGAGCCAGACCAAAAATCGCCGCGCCACAACCGATGAACAGCGCCGACGAATACAGGTTCGTCACCGGCGGGCGACCCGAGATGTAAATCCGCATCACGATCGCAATGACATTCAAAGCGACGGTCACGGCGAGCATGGCGAACGCCGTCCGGTTCAACACGCGGGTCCAGCCCATCCAGCCGATGGCCAGCACGGCGAACGACATCAGGTAACCATACTTGCTGCACGTGAGCGGCTGCACCACGTTGTAGAACGCTTCGACGTCCACGCCTTTCATACCGACGCTGGCCGGCAACGCCTCGTGAACGTACTTGTCGTATTCTTTGACCGCCTTGTTGAACTCGGCGGCGTTCTTGGCGCGATCCTCGGCCGGACCTTCGCAATACTCGCCGTAGTGGAACAGCATCTGCGACATCATCGTCACGCCCTTGTCGACCGGCTGGCCGATCTGGCGCTTGACATAGGCTTCGATGGCGGCGTTGGCGTAGGGAATCCAATTCCACTTGCCGGCTTCGTCCTTGACCGGCACGGCCATCACCGGCTCGGACGCATTCAGGTGCTCGATCGCTTCGCGCGTGCGAGCCATCGAATCCATCAGCTTCTGCTTGGCCGCTTCGGGGTTCTGCTGCAATTCCTCGGCGGTCGGAAACTCGGGCACGACCAGCGGCGTGAACGAATCGTGGACCACGCTATAGAGCATGAACTTGTGCCAGGCGGCCATCAGCTTCGCCTGGTAAATGTCGCGTTCCTTGGAAGGCACCTTGCTGACCAGCTTGGCCTGGTCGCGGAACGCTTCCAGGCGCGACACGACTTCGGCCGGCGAGTAGTGATACCCCTCGCGCGGCTTCAGCCCCAGCGCGTCGAGCACTTCCAGGTTCTGAATGCGGAACACCCGATGGTCGCGAACCACCTCGGTGCGCGAAGCCAGCTCGAGCAGCCACTGCACGCCCGGTTGCCGCTTGACCCGCGGCCCGAACCATTTTTTCCACAGGGTCTTCGGCTCGTCGAGCTGAGGGCTGTAAGGGACGTACGATTCGTAATCGGACAACTGGTGCAAAATGTTCCGGGCCAGCGCGTCCATCGGCACCAGGCGACCGTCGTAAAAGACGGGCAGGCGGCCAAAGGCGGCGATGTCGGGCGTATCGGGGGCCGCGGTGGGGGTGCGCGTCCGGCTGCCGTAATAACCCGCCAGCAGGACCGCCGCCGCCAGCGGCACGACAACGCCCCAGCGACCAGCCGACGTCGACTTGTCGGTCTCGAGCTGTCGCCCCAAGAATCGCGCAAGCGTGATCAGGAAGTGCGCCCCCATGCCGATGGCCACAATGGCGCAAGCCACGTAGGGGATCATCCAGCCCGTGTTACTCACGACTTGAAACGTGGTGGTCTTCACCGGCGAGCGCGGGTCGGCTTGCATGCCCGACTGATAGAACGTCTCGTCCCCAAAGCGGAGCGGGTTGTTCATCCAAATCTTGATATTGTCTCGGTCGAAGTTGCGCGCCGGGTCAACAACATGGACGTACGACTCGTACGACTTCGGACGACTTGTGCCGGGATAGTTCTCTTGCACCACGCGATTGACGTGGACCGAGTAGGGCTTGTAATAGCGCGCGAAGCGCAAGTACAGGTCGTACGACTTGCCGCCGACGTCGACCGACTCGGGAATGTCGCGCAAGGTCAGCGGCACGCCGACCAGGTACGTGCCCAGCGATTCCTTGGTACCCCGCTTGAACAACTCGACGTATGCCGACGGCATATCGACGCCGGTGTCGGTGTCGGCTCCGGCGCCAATGCGCCGCGGCTCGGCCGCGATGTCCAGGCCCAGCCCGGCGGTGGCGGGAGTCTTTTCCCCCTTGGCGCGCGCACGCAGGTCCGAGTTGGGCAGGAACTCGACCAACTTGACGTCGAACGGCAAATGATCGTCGCTGATCACCTGCCCGCCGCGCCGTTCGAGTAGCTTGCTGGGAATGACGGTGACGTCGTCGAGCTTCGGATCGCTGGTGTCGATGATCGCCAGCTCGGTGGTGCGGATGTCCTGGGCCCAGTTGACCGTCTGACCCTGGGCAACGGTCATCTGTGTTTCGACGTGGAACAGGCCGACGACCACTTCGTTGAGCATGATCAGGCCCACGCCCGCGTGCAGCAGCACCACGCCGGCGCGCTTGCGGAACAACACGGCACAGCCAGCCAGCAGGATGAACCCGGCAATCGCCCCCTTGGTCAATTGCCAGACGATCCGCATGGCGGCGTCGCCGGGGTAGAACTCGACCTTGAACAGCCCCAGAATCCCCAGCATAAGCAACCCGGCGAGAATCGCCGAGCCATACAGCACCACTCGGCGAGCCCACTGTTCGGCGCGGCTTTGCCCGGCCGCGCGGAACGCAGCGACCACGCCGACGATGCTGCCGATGAGGGTCAACGTCTCGAGCGTGTACCAGAGGACCGGCCAACTGATCCACGGCAATTCGAGCATGCCGTTCTTGTTGGAGCCGCTGAGGATGACGAACACCGTGACGGCCACGCCGACGGCGATCGCGCCCAGCCCGGCGAGCAGGCGTTGGCCTTTGACTTGCACCTGAAAGCGCCGCAAGTGCGCCGCCAGCAGGTTCACGCACATCAGCGTGCCAATGGTCAGGCCACCGGGGAACGGGAACCAGCCCGACACGACCGGGTGGCTGGGAAAGAAGGCGTGGGGGAAAAAGACCTGCAGCTTGATCGCGACGCCCCACGAGCGGAAGTACGTGTGAACCACGTCCCAGATGCCCTGCTCGGCCTGGGCCAAGGTGCCAGCAAAGACCAGAAATACTCCCAGCGCCATCAACACGACCGTCAGCTTCAACGACGACAGCGCGTCGAGGCAGCCGAGCAACACGCGGTCGAACGCCGAGTCGCTCTTTTCGTACGGGACGCCCCGCGAAGGCCGCGGCGATGATTGAGGCATATCAGCGATGGCCATGCACGTCTCCCTCGGCCGGATGGAACTTGATCGAAGCGACGAACTGCAAGAAGCGTTCGCGTTCGCGCTCGGCCAGGCCGGCGTCTCCCGATAGTTTGAAGAACCAACCGCTGGCGCCGTTGATGACCACCACGCCCAGCGTGGCTTGTCCCTGCTTGTCGCCAGCGCCTTGCATGGCGACAAAGCCGCCTTGCAGCGGGCCGACTGGCACTTGTTTGACCTCGGCCGCCAGTTCGGCGTCGTTCAACGGCGGCAGCCCCATCTGTCCGCGCCAACGATTGACGTTGGGCAACAGGGCGCTGCCGGCGGCCCCCAGAGTCGAAACCGTGATCTCGGCCCGCTGGTCACCCTCGCGAACGTCGAAGGCCATCACCCGCATCTCGCCGGGCAGCGCCACGCGCCACCCCTGCGGGCGAACAAATTCGAACGGGGCGGTCCCCTTTTCTCGCGGCACTCGGTAGTGGGTGACCACCGGCTCGGGCCCACAACCGATCGCGCCCAGTCCGGCGATGGCCAAGATTGCGAACCAAAGCCGACTCGCGATGGCGCGACGAATGCCAAGGCGCAAAGACGAAGCGAGCGGCATGGATGCCCAATGCGACATAAGATCGAACCTGGCGAGCGCGGGGCTCGCGGCCGGGGGCTGCACAGGCAGGAGGCGCGCAGCCCTAACGGGTTGAAATGGGGATGCTGGTACCGACGTTCATTATATCCCCACGCGGCCGGCAATGAACCCTTAGGCCGGGGAGAATCGCAGGCAAAATGCCGGCAGATTGCCAGTCGAATCGTGAGTTTTGGTAGGCCGGGGAGCCTGGCGTGACCACGGAATTATTGCCATCACTGGGGGCATCCCAGTAGGGTACGCACCCCGTGCGTACCGGAAGCTGATGGTGCTCACAAATGGTACGCACGGGGTGCGTACCCTACGAGCTGACTGGCCAATATCACCACCTGACAGCAACCAGCAGCCCGCCCTACCGATACAAGTTCGGCAGCGTCTTGGTCCAGCCGACCACCGGCGTGTCGGGCCCCGAGAGAAAGACTTCGACGCGGCGGTTGCGCTGCCGCTCGTCGTCGGAAACATTGTCGGCCACCGGCTCGTGGCGACCAAAGCCGGCCACACCAAGCTGGCTTTCGCGCAGCCCGCAGCGCTGCAAATAGTCGGCCACCGACAAGGCCCGGGCCGTGCTCAATTGCCAGTTGTCGGCATATCGGCCGCGGGCGTCGCGGCCGGCGATGGGCAAATCGTCGGTGTGGCCCACGACCATCACGTGCAGGCCGTCCCCTTCGGCCGCGACCAGCTTGGCCAGGTGGGCCAGTTGCCGGCGCGAGTCGGCGTCGAGCGTGGCTTCACCACTGGAGAACAACACATCGACATCGAGCTTGCACAAGCAGGTCTGTGGATCGTAGCGCAGCTCGGGATAGCGCTGGGCCAGATCGGATAACCGGCGCTGATCGGCGGCGCTGGGCGCGACACCCGAGGCCAGGTCGACCGGGCCGCGTCCCAAACCATCACGCGAGTTGTGACCGACGGCCGTGCGCGGGGTGCCGGTTCGATGTTCGAGCGCCGACAGGTCTTCCTCGGCGGCGATCAATTGATCTTCGAGCTTGCGCGAGTGGGCCTTTAGATTGGCGATCTCGGCCAGATGGGCCTTGGCCTGCTCGTTGAGCGCGCGGTTCTGGACTTCGCAGGTGTTGAATTGGTTGCGCGAGAACGAGAAGCAGCCCGTCGAAATGGTGAACGCGCTGGCGACCAGGCCGAGCGTTAACCAGCGGGCTGAGTGCCTCTTAAATACCGCGCGCCCCTGAAGATCATTGCGCGACATCAATCGACTCCCTTCGATTCCGTGGGCCCGTCCTGGGCCGGCTGCGCGCGACGCGGAGCGCCGCTTACTTCTTCAGCATTTCCAACAGCGGGCTGGTGAACGGCGTGGTGCCTTGCCAGCTCCAGATATTCATCATTACGTCGTGAATCATTACGCCACAAACGCCCAGCGCCACGACGCACATCGTCAGCATCAGCACGACCACGCCCGAAAACGGCGTCTCGCGGACCATGGGGACCATGGCCATTGAGCTTTGCGTGGCCCCGGCGGGGGCAAAGGCCGGCATGCCCATCCCTCCCATGGCGGCCGCTTCGCCGAACGCCCCTTGCAGCGCGGCGGCGTCGAGCCCCATGATCGTGGCCGTCGGCTCGGCGCCCGGCTCGGTCTCGTCGAGCACGATCACCTGCGAGCCGCTGTCGGACGATTCGTCCCCTGGCTCTTCCAGCGGCGTGAGCAGGAAGTCGTCATCGGCCTTGAGTTCGCCGGTGTCGGCCCCCATGGCAAAGGCCGAGGTCTGGTCCAGTCCTGAACTGCCGCCCAAATCGAGCGGCCCTTCGAGCGACAAGCCGCTGTCCCCCGGATCGACCAGCAGAATGCCGCTGTCGCTGGGGCGCATGGTAACATCGCTGCCGGGGGTGGCGGCGAAAATATCATCTTCATCATCGCCACCTAGCTTCAACGACGAGCCGCCGTCTTTCTTTTCGAGCGAGAGGCCGCTCATGGCCGCTTCGCCCAGGTCGCTACCGCGCTTGATCACCGTGTCGCCACCGGCGGCGCCGGCAAGTTGGCTGTCGGTCGGATTGATCAAAGCCGGAGCCGAATCGCTCCCCAGCACGTCGCTCCCCTTGTCCGAGTCGCCGGCTTTCTTCGCGGCGTCGTCGGGGGCCACGCCGAACGTCAACGAGCCGCTGGCCGAGGGCTCGGGCGGGGCCGCTTCTTTGTGAACATCTTTGCCGCTGTCGAGCGCCAGCAAGTCCTGGGCGATGATGCCGCTCAGACCGGCAATGCTGCCCGAGCCGCCACCGCCGCCAAACGCGCCAGCCAGGATGTCGGATGATTCGGTGCTTGGTTCGGGCGTTTCGATATGAACGTCGGCCTGGGGCGCTGCTTTGGGGGCCGCGGCCGCCGGCGCTGACTCGTCGTCGAGCTGCAATTCAAATTCATCTTCGCCACCGATGTTCGCGGCGGCGGGGGCTGACTTCTTGGTCGGTTCAGCGGCGGGTTCGTCGTCAAACTTCAGGTCAAAGTTATCCGAGCCAATCGACGAGCCGGCCTGCAGGTTCATGCCCAGGTCGCTGGCGCCAGCGGCTTGCGATTGCTCTTCGGCCAGTTCGGCCTGGTAGCGGTCGAGATCGTCGGCCTTGAATTTCCAGTTGGCGCCGTCGCGATAGCCGTACAGCCGGCCCTGGGTGCGCAGCTCGCTGAGCTTTTCGGGCGCAAGGCCCAAGTGCCGAGCGGCTTCGTCCAACGTAAGAAACTTGCTGGCCATGCGATATTCCTTGGACCGAGCGAACCGAACAGTTGCGACACAATACGCCACGCTTGACGCTTGTGCCCGAGTTCGCTCGGATCGCCGCGTTAGCGTGGCTCAACCAGCGAGCGAATCTCGCGCGGCGTGGGGGCCGCGCCGTTGAACTCGCTCAATTGCAAATCGTAGTAGACATTCCGCACGCACTTCAGCGTGACCTGGCCGCTGGTTCCATCGACGTGGTACACGCCGACCACACGCTGGCGCGGATCGACCAGCAGCAATTGCTGGCGATGCTCGCCGGTGGGAACCGTAAACGTGATCAGATCGCCCGAAGTGACCGACCCCGCGGGCGTCGCCACGGCGGACGACACCCCCGGAAAACCGGCGGCAACCAATCCGACCAAACCAACTCCGAGGACGAATCCCAGAACAGCATTCTTCATGCTAACCCCCAAACCGATCCGTGGTTGGGAAAACTCTGGGCTCTTAGAGACATTCTAAAAGCCGGAATTCTCGATTCAAGAAAATTGGCGCCCTGGATAAGGCATTGGATTCAGGTAAATCACGCACCTGGTCCCAGTTGTGTCGAACGCGCCGAACCTGACGGCTGGGCCAGTTCGTGCGGCGTGGCCCCAAGCCATTGGCCCGGTCGGCGCGTACCATCAGCCAGAACCGACCAGTCGGCGGGGGCGGAGTGTAAACCGGTCTATGAATCGAGGCAAGAGCAAGTTGTGACGCTAGTTACAGCGAAAAGAAGCCCCGCCAAACCGGATCGGCTAGTGGCACGTTTTCGGGCGAAAACCCGCAGCCAGCCGCCAGCCCGGTTGACCCGGCCTTGGCCCCCCTCCAAGCTGAAACGCCAGACGCCCGCTCCCACCGGGCCGATATTCCAGGTTTCCCTTCGCACGTGGATTTCGCCCCCATGACACCCGGTTCGACTGCCCTGGAGCCCGTTGGCGTGCTGGTGAGCGGCGGCCTCGACAGCGCGATCTTGCTGGCTTGGCTGCGCGAGCAGGGGCGTCAGGTGCAGCCGTTTTACATCCAGTCGCAACTCCACTGGCAAATGGCCGAGCGCGCGGCGCTGACCCAGTTTCTGGCCGCGCTACCCAACGAGCGCGTGTTGCCGATCGTCGAACTCGAGCAGCCGCTGGCCGATCTTTACAACGGTCACTGGAGCCTGACCGGTCGAGACATTCCCGGCGTCACTTCGCCGGACGAGGCGGTGTTTCTGCCGGGGCGCAATGCATTGTTGATGTTGAAAGCCGCCCTCTGGTGCCAACTGCACGGGGTCGATCAACTGGCGCTGGCCACGTTGGCCACCAATCCGTTCGCCGACGCGCGCGATGAATTCTTCGCCAGCTTGCAAGCCTGTTTGAATTGGTCTCACTCGCGGCCGGTGGAATTGGTGCGCCCGTTCGCGCGGTTCGACAAGCGGCGCGTGATGGAACTGGGCGAGGGCTTTCCGCTGGAGCTGACATTTTCGTGCATCGCGCCGGTCGGGCAGTTGCACTGCGGCGCGTGTAACAAGTGTGCCGAGCGCCAGGCCGCCTTCCGACTGGTGGCCCGCCCGGATCGCACGCGGTATGCTAGCCAACCGAGTTAGTGAATGGTTTTGATATCGGATGGGGAATGCCATAATAGTGGCTCGGATGGCACGGCCGCTTGTCGGCCGTGTTGCGCAGCAACAAGAAGAACTCGCGACATCGATTCGTTTTTCTTGTCGCTTCGCGACCCAGCCGGCAAGCGGCTGGGCCACCCTCATGTGTAGCGGGCTTCAGGTGGAAAAGGAACTCACGAGAACAAACATTACACGCCTCTCGATCAACGAAGGCAACTTACTTTCAGTCAGGAAAACTCCATGTTCCGCGTCTCGCGCGAAATCGATTTCTGTTACGGCCATCGGCTGATGAACTACGACGGCAAGTGCCGCTATCTGCACGGGCATAACGGCCGGGCCGTGATTGTCATCGAGTCCGACCAGTTGGACGAGCGCGGCATGGTGATGGACTTCTCGGACATCAAGCAGGTGATCAGCACTTGGGTCGACGACCATCTGGACCATCGGATGCTGCTGCGCAAAGATGACCCGATGGTGCCAATCCTGGAAAAAGCCGGCGAGCCGCTGTACCTGCTCGACATGAACCCGACGGCCGAGAATATCGCCCGGCTGATCTATGAAGTGGCCGCCGAGCACCAGTTTCCCGTGGTCGAAACCCGACTGTGGGAGACGCCCCGTTGCTACGCCACCTATCGCCCCGGCCGCCACAACGGCAAGCGCAAATCGATTTGACGCCGTTGGAACCAGGCAGCAAACACCAACCCGCGTTCCGTCATTCCCGCGCAGGCGGGAATCTAGCGGAAAGACTTCACTCTAGATTCCCGCCTGCGCGGGAATGACGGCATACATAGGTGTGCCCGATGGCGACTCATTTCACACATTCGATGAACGCCACCGGCGGCACGTCGAAAAACTCGGACCAAAACTCGGCCGGCTGTTCGGCCTTAGCCGTGTCGGCCAGTCGCGGCGCGTGCCAGCGCACTTCGCGAAAGCCCGCCTCGGCGAAGGCCGCTTCGTGGACGGCGACGTTCAAATGATAGTTCTCGATCTCGAAGGTTTCCGCGCCGATGTAGAACTTCCACGTGATCGGCGCTCCTTCTTGCCACGGGCCCGGTACGCGGGTCTCGAAGCCATATTTCCGATACGAGGGCGCGTCGGGAAATCGCGCCGCCGGGTTGCTGTTCACCGTCACGAAGCGGCCGCCCGGCTTCAATGACTTGGCAATCCCCCGGCACATGGCCCCCAGCTCATCCCGATTGCTGGCGTAGTTCAGCAAGTAGGCCGCAATCACCAGATCGAACTCCTGCGTGAACGCCAACTCCCGGGCGTCCCCCACGACGTACTGAATCCCCAACTGCTGCTGGGCTTCTTGCGAGCGGGCCAGGTCGATCATCCCGGCCGAAAGGTCCACCCCGACCACGCGCGCGGCGCCACGCTGCCGCACCAGCCGAGTGTAGAATCCCTCGCCACAGGCCACGTCCAGCGCCGCGACGCCGTTCAAGTCGCCGACCAGTTCCATCAGCGTGAAGCATTCGATCAAGGTCCGCCACGGCTGCTGCTTGGACCGCTTGTACTGTTCCGCAATCGGATCGTAATTCGTGGTCATGCAGTCGTCCTGACGTGAGGGATGACTTCGGCGATGAGGTTAAGAACCAATCGTCGTAGAAGCACGCCCGGTTGGCCAGATGGGAAACACCCGCTCCGCCGATCGGTGCTGGCAAAATGAGCAATTGCATTGCTAGCTGCGAGTGCTGGCTCCCCGGTCATTGACCTTGGCCCGACTTTGGGGGGCGAGCATAATGTCGCCCCGCGCGGACTCCCGCACCTGCGCCGGAAGGCT
Proteins encoded in this window:
- a CDS encoding OmpA family protein, which codes for MSRNDLQGRAVFKRHSARWLTLGLVASAFTISTGCFSFSRNQFNTCEVQNRALNEQAKAHLAEIANLKAHSRKLEDQLIAAEEDLSALEHRTGTPRTAVGHNSRDGLGRGPVDLASGVAPSAADQRRLSDLAQRYPELRYDPQTCLCKLDVDVLFSSGEATLDADSRRQLAHLAKLVAAEGDGLHVMVVGHTDDLPIAGRDARGRYADNWQLSTARALSVADYLQRCGLRESQLGVAGFGRHEPVADNVSDDERQRNRRVEVFLSGPDTPVVGWTKTLPNLYR
- a CDS encoding 6-carboxytetrahydropterin synthase; the encoded protein is MFRVSREIDFCYGHRLMNYDGKCRYLHGHNGRAVIVIESDQLDERGMVMDFSDIKQVISTWVDDHLDHRMLLRKDDPMVPILEKAGEPLYLLDMNPTAENIARLIYEVAAEHQFPVVETRLWETPRCYATYRPGRHNGKRKSI
- a CDS encoding helix-turn-helix domain-containing protein — its product is MASKFLTLDEAARHLGLAPEKLSELRTQGRLYGYRDGANWKFKADDLDRYQAELAEEQSQAAGASDLGMNLQAGSSIGSDNFDLKFDDEPAAEPTKKSAPAAANIGGEDEFELQLDDESAPAAAAPKAAPQADVHIETPEPSTESSDILAGAFGGGGGSGSIAGLSGIIAQDLLALDSGKDVHKEAAPPEPSASGSLTFGVAPDDAAKKAGDSDKGSDVLGSDSAPALINPTDSQLAGAAGGDTVIKRGSDLGEAAMSGLSLEKKDGGSSLKLGGDDEDDIFAATPGSDVTMRPSDSGILLVDPGDSGLSLEGPLDLGGSSGLDQTSAFAMGADTGELKADDDFLLTPLEEPGDESSDSGSQVIVLDETEPGAEPTATIMGLDAAALQGAFGEAAAMGGMGMPAFAPAGATQSSMAMVPMVRETPFSGVVVLMLTMCVVALGVCGVMIHDVMMNIWSWQGTTPFTSPLLEMLKK
- a CDS encoding class I SAM-dependent methyltransferase; this encodes MTTNYDPIAEQYKRSKQQPWRTLIECFTLMELVGDLNGVAALDVACGEGFYTRLVRQRGAARVVGVDLSAGMIDLARSQEAQQQLGIQYVVGDARELAFTQEFDLVIAAYLLNYASNRDELGAMCRGIAKSLKPGGRFVTVNSNPAARFPDAPSYRKYGFETRVPGPWQEGAPITWKFYIGAETFEIENYHLNVAVHEAAFAEAGFREVRWHAPRLADTAKAEQPAEFWSEFFDVPPVAFIECVK
- the ccsA gene encoding cytochrome c biogenesis protein CcsA, whose amino-acid sequence is MAIADMPQSSPRPSRGVPYEKSDSAFDRVLLGCLDALSSLKLTVVLMALGVFLVFAGTLAQAEQGIWDVVHTYFRSWGVAIKLQVFFPHAFFPSHPVVSGWFPFPGGLTIGTLMCVNLLAAHLRRFQVQVKGQRLLAGLGAIAVGVAVTVFVILSGSNKNGMLELPWISWPVLWYTLETLTLIGSIVGVVAAFRAAGQSRAEQWARRVVLYGSAILAGLLMLGILGLFKVEFYPGDAAMRIVWQLTKGAIAGFILLAGCAVLFRKRAGVVLLHAGVGLIMLNEVVVGLFHVETQMTVAQGQTVNWAQDIRTTELAIIDTSDPKLDDVTVIPSKLLERRGGQVISDDHLPFDVKLVEFLPNSDLRARAKGEKTPATAGLGLDIAAEPRRIGAGADTDTGVDMPSAYVELFKRGTKESLGTYLVGVPLTLRDIPESVDVGGKSYDLYLRFARYYKPYSVHVNRVVQENYPGTSRPKSYESYVHVVDPARNFDRDNIKIWMNNPLRFGDETFYQSGMQADPRSPVKTTTFQVVSNTGWMIPYVACAIVAIGMGAHFLITLARFLGRQLETDKSTSAGRWGVVVPLAAAVLLAGYYGSRTRTPTAAPDTPDIAAFGRLPVFYDGRLVPMDALARNILHQLSDYESYVPYSPQLDEPKTLWKKWFGPRVKRQPGVQWLLELASRTEVVRDHRVFRIQNLEVLDALGLKPREGYHYSPAEVVSRLEAFRDQAKLVSKVPSKERDIYQAKLMAAWHKFMLYSVVHDSFTPLVVPEFPTAEELQQNPEAAKQKLMDSMARTREAIEHLNASEPVMAVPVKDEAGKWNWIPYANAAIEAYVKRQIGQPVDKGVTMMSQMLFHYGEYCEGPAEDRAKNAAEFNKAVKEYDKYVHEALPASVGMKGVDVEAFYNVVQPLTCSKYGYLMSFAVLAIGWMGWTRVLNRTAFAMLAVTVALNVIAIVMRIYISGRPPVTNLYSSALFIGCGAAIFGLALEAIFRIGMGNLVAAFSGAVCLFVADALANGDTMGVPQAVLDTNFWLATHVVCIATGYFTTYIAWFLAVIMLIVGAIRALVERGNRSFKFFEIAIRALDRMVYGILCFAILFSFVGTVLGGLWADDSWGRFWGWDPKENGALIIVLWNALVLHARWDKQVGPRGTAILAVFGGCVTSWSWYGVNELGAGLHSYGFTEGVLLALIVFCASQWGIMALGWLLPKSLFRTTAPEKPIKAQLV
- a CDS encoding 7-cyano-7-deazaguanine synthase → MTPGSTALEPVGVLVSGGLDSAILLAWLREQGRQVQPFYIQSQLHWQMAERAALTQFLAALPNERVLPIVELEQPLADLYNGHWSLTGRDIPGVTSPDEAVFLPGRNALLMLKAALWCQLHGVDQLALATLATNPFADARDEFFASLQACLNWSHSRPVELVRPFARFDKRRVMELGEGFPLELTFSCIAPVGQLHCGACNKCAERQAAFRLVARPDRTRYASQPS